In Achromobacter spanius, the following proteins share a genomic window:
- a CDS encoding carbohydrate ABC transporter permease yields MKDKLDTLGAWALGLLWILPLAYAMWAAFHPPAYATRFELFAPLTLDNFVRAWHAAPFPRYFLNTFMLVTMVLAAQLVLSTLAGYAFARFEFRGRDFVFMLVLLQLMIMPDVLLVENYRSMSQLGIRDTVFAIGLPYFASAFGIFLLRQTFKTVPRELEEAARMEGANAMQILWKVYVPLAKPIYVAYGLVSVSHHWNNFLWPLIITNSVESRPLTVGLQVFSSTDQGIDWSVITAATLMSAAPLLIAFLLFQRQFVQSFMRAGIR; encoded by the coding sequence ATGAAAGACAAGCTAGATACCCTGGGCGCCTGGGCGCTAGGCCTGTTGTGGATTCTGCCGCTTGCCTATGCGATGTGGGCGGCGTTTCACCCTCCCGCCTACGCGACCCGCTTCGAGCTGTTCGCGCCGCTGACGCTGGATAACTTCGTGCGCGCCTGGCACGCGGCGCCGTTTCCACGCTACTTCCTGAACACCTTCATGCTGGTCACGATGGTGCTGGCGGCGCAACTGGTGCTGTCCACGCTGGCGGGCTACGCCTTCGCGCGCTTCGAATTTCGCGGCCGCGATTTCGTCTTCATGCTGGTGCTGCTGCAGTTGATGATCATGCCGGACGTGCTGCTGGTGGAGAACTACCGGTCAATGAGCCAGCTGGGCATCCGCGACACGGTGTTCGCCATCGGGCTGCCGTACTTCGCGTCGGCGTTCGGCATCTTCCTGCTGCGCCAGACCTTCAAGACGGTGCCGCGCGAACTGGAGGAAGCGGCGCGCATGGAAGGCGCCAATGCCATGCAGATTCTGTGGAAGGTGTATGTGCCGCTGGCCAAGCCGATCTACGTAGCCTATGGGCTGGTGTCGGTCAGCCACCACTGGAACAACTTCCTGTGGCCGCTGATCATCACCAATTCGGTCGAATCCCGGCCGCTGACGGTGGGCTTGCAGGTGTTCTCGTCCACCGACCAGGGCATCGACTGGTCGGTCATTACCGCCGCCACCCTGATGTCCGCCGCGCCGCTGCTGATCGCTTTCCTGCTGTTCCAGCGGCAGTTCGTGCAGTCGTTCATGCGGGCGGGGATACGGTAG
- a CDS encoding DUF1840 domain-containing protein, with amino-acid sequence MLITFHSKVVAEVLMVSDHAMPILQAAGKPIGDKIPERGVFTVEQLGPAINGIERAIESAEHPDEDEDDEDKAPRSAMARAVGMKERAYPLLDMMRQSQAAGVEVTWEASRGW; translated from the coding sequence ATGCTGATTACCTTTCACTCCAAGGTCGTGGCCGAAGTTCTGATGGTGTCCGACCACGCCATGCCCATCCTGCAGGCGGCGGGAAAGCCCATCGGCGACAAGATCCCCGAACGTGGTGTGTTCACCGTCGAGCAACTGGGCCCCGCCATTAACGGCATCGAGCGCGCCATTGAAAGCGCTGAACATCCCGACGAGGACGAAGACGACGAAGACAAGGCCCCGCGTTCGGCCATGGCGCGCGCGGTCGGCATGAAGGAACGCGCGTATCCGCTGCTGGACATGATGCGGCAATCCCAGGCCGCGGGCGTTGAAGTTACCTGGGAAGCGTCGCGCGGCTGGTAG